The region GAATCCTGTGTGGCTGgcttgaagctggagctggagcttgaaCATGTGGAGGAGCCAGACAGTCAACCAATGGCGGGCCTAGCGCAcaacctccatgtccacatcaGAACCACCCATCATCTTGAACCACATCAGCAGACATCACCAttcagcaacatcaaaagtTCGCACCAACAAGTCAACGGCCATACCATGTCTCCAATACCACCATAACAACAACACTCAGTCTCACTTCATCCTCAGTCTCACTGAGCCGTCATCATGTTCACCCACTTCCTCGGCCACCCCATCCGCTTCGCCATATCCACCCTGAAAATAACATGCCTCGCCcacctcaccctcacccagCTCATTCAAATATCACCCGCTCAAGGCCCATCCATGCTGCCCACCTTCACCGTTGACGGGGACTGGATCGCCGCAGACATGCGACACCGTCTGGGCCGTGGCATCACCACAGGGGACTTGGTCCTGTACAAGATCCCCATATTCGCGAACCAGAATGGCGTCAAGAGAGTTGTCGGTATGCCAGGCGATTATGTATCGCTGGGGACGCCCGGAGAAAGGGGCGAGGATCAGATGATACAGGTTCGGACTCACTTTTATGCTGTATTGACGGTTCGAGGTGAGATAAATGACTGACTTTCACAGATACCCGAGGGTCATTGCTGGATAGTGGGTGACAATCTACCGGCGTCCCGAGATTCACGGCAATTCGGGCCCTTGCCACTTGCTCTCGTTCAAGGCAAGGTCGTTGCCAAGCTTCTCCCTTGGCGTGAGCGACAATGGTTCGGCAGTGGACTCCAAAGGATTGACCATGAATAGAGAGAGTCGGCGCTGCTGGGTAAATAACTACTGTAAAAACCATTGTACAAAACTTCGGCGTTATGGGGGTTCAAGTTCAGATTATCACGCGGCATGTCACATCACTGAAACTGCTCAGGCTAGATTAATGGGGTATAATAAAAAGGGCCTGTAAACTTCGTCTAATTACAACTGCCATCTGGATGCTGTGCTGCCCCCTGCATATTCATCCCTGTGAAAAAAATTGCAAATAAAAATAACTCAATGCCGGGCTAGAAAACGTCCTTCGCCAAATATGCTTTGTACAAAAACAAGAACCACCCTGAGCTGCCTCCTGTTCAAATTGCTACCATATGCCTACAAAGTCTGTCCTCCGAGGCAAACACTCCAAATGCCTATTGCGCCGAGTGGTCCCACAGACTGGCAAAGTAAAAACTTAAAAACGTAGAGCCCGAAAGTAGAAAAGGTTTGAAGAGGGGGTTTCGTCGTGTCAAACGGTAGATATTGGGGAAAGAAATAGTAGTTTGTGAGAGAAACCGTGGTCCTGTAACATCAGGTTGTGGGAGTTGAAAACATTCCGGACGCCTTGAAAAACACCTATACCCTTTGAAGTAGTGTCGGGCACGCTGTGCAGCAACAAAACAATGGTGTACATAGGGGAAACGAGGACCTGAGCAGTGCTATCGTCGAGTGGAGGAGCAGAGGTAAAAGGACGCCTCCCCCTTCTTCTAGACAGATAGCTGTGGCCACGGGTGATTAACCTTCGATATGTGCTTTGGACATGCTCTGTCCCAGCAATTCCAGACACCGCTGAGCCAAATTCACCACTTcaccctcatcctcctcttcaaaCTCGGGTTCGGCTTCCACTTGACGATTTGCAATAGCCCGGATATTCTCAATGATGTCATCAGCCTTGCCGATATGCCCAATTAGCGTCTTATCCTCCGACTCGAATAGTTGCAACAATGTCCAAACGGCAATATGCTGGAAAGTGGCGTCGCCTGACTGCAAGAATCGACTGAGGTACCCGTGAATTCCTCCGTTGGGGTCGTTCCAATTTTGAATGAAGATAGAGTAGTCGCCAACTAAAACCACGGCGTAAGCACAAAGTGGTGGATGGTATCATTTGCTTCACATACCTTTAGAAGACAGGTTGCccaaagcagcagcactgTTACCTTGGACTTCAATGCTAGGAGAATGAGTCAATGGAATTAGGACATCGCAGACTCCCAGGTTGAGAAGGTGTGACTTGAGGTCGTCACTGAGAGCCAAAACCGCGATGGCAGCTGTCATCTCAGACTGCACTGTGACGGGTACGTCAAGCACCAATTGCTTGCACTTCTGAACAGCGCCAGCGTCCAAAACAAGGGCCTTGTTCCGGTCCGAGCTGGCAGCGAGATTACGCAGGGTTGAAATGGCATGACACTGAATCTCTTCGTTATCAGTTGATCCAAGCAAGTCTACTAGTGGCTTAAGGAAGTTGGCGTCTATGATGGGTGACTCGTTCATGGGGTGAATAGAAATGTTTCGTATACAAGCAACGGCAGAGAGGATGAGAGGAAGATAAGAGGactgaagaagacgaaggaGCGGTGGTAGGCCCTGAACTCGAACAATCTCAATCTGGTACTTTTCATCGGACGCGAGGTTTCGCAGGGCCAATGCTGCCTGGCATTGGACCTTGGGGGACGACGAGTCCATGAGATGTACCAGGGACTGAACAAGTTTAGGCTCCGATGACGACAGTTTTCGTCTATTGTTGGCATCAACGGCAATGTTGCTGAGGGCGGTCGTGCAGTAATACTGTACATCGACATCGGTGGAAGAGAGAAGCTGGACGAGAACGGGGATCGCGCCGGCATTAACGAGCTGCTGTCGGTTCTCGTCTATCACAGCGAAAATCTGAGTCAGCAAGATCTTGATATGCTACAAGAAAGCATCATGCGCGAACCGCGTAACACGGGGCATACCTGAATGTGTCATATTGAGAAGGGCTCCAGTGGCGTTTCTCTGTACGCGCATATCCCGAGATTTGGCTAGTCTCGTCAATGGACCCAGAGCACCCGATCTtgcaatcttggccttgttctCTTCATGGGTAGCCAAGTTGGTGATACATCCTACGGCATTGCACTGGACTTCAACATTTGGCGATAGCATCTGCCGGATGAGCGGTGTTAACCCGCCTAGCTGAACGATGAGGACTTTGTTCTCGGCTGCAGGTGCATCAGTTAGTGTGAATGCTTCCAGGGGATGTTCTGATATATACGTACTGTTCACAGCCAGGTTGCCTAGTGCCGCACTGGCAGCTCTCTGAACTTCAATATCGGGACTTtgcaacaagaagagaatgGGCTCTAGTGTGTCTCGGTCGACCTCTCGAACATCTGTGCTTGAAGTTGAGCATCATGCCAAACACCGTGGAAAGAAGCATGATGTTGTCCTACCTCGCTCCGTGATTTCCGCAAATGTGAGGCTTGCACTGCGTTGCAAGTCAATGTTTTCTGAAAAGACGAGAGTGCTGAGAGCTCGAAGGGGCTCCCCGGAAAAGAAGTCGGTTTCTCCACGCTGCAACTTAGGTCAGTATCGCAGGTCACAATCGGCATCGGAATTCATCCAGGCGGTACGGGTACCAACGTTTTCGAGATATTGCAACAGGtcagcaacagcttcacGCTCGCTATCGGCCAAAACGGGCTCGTACAGGCCCTCGCGGGATCGGCCTAGATTGAGTCGCGTAAGTGATTCCGCCTGTACAGAATGGAACAGAGTGTTGGGAACAAGAAAAATTTGCCGTACCTCCACAGCATGATGAGCTGCAGTTACCCATGGCGGGTTTGGGAGATGTATGCAGCAGCTATATATGGCAATAGGTAGCGCGGCGTCGtggttttgatgatgatgatgtgcgttgttgttgttgttgttgttgaccTGGGCTGTGTCTTGGGTCCAAGGTCCAAGGCAACACAGTCGCTCCAAGCGTCAGCTGTGGCAGGATGAGCGACCAGCGGCTTAGCTTACGGGTCAAGCTTGCCCTGGCTCGATCGCAAACGCTGCGTGCTGATGACGCGAGATACCAGCAGGCTCTGGCAGCCGATGGTAGGCTTCAAGGATGAAGCAAATTGGCGGGGGTTGTGATGGTATGTGGACAATACGAGTTTGGTGTTGACAAATGGAACTAGAACTGGGACAGGGACTGCCAAAGCTGGGAGAGGAGATGGGCGTGGCAGCTGAGGGTCAGGTATGGATGGGAGTGAGAGCAtgagcatttgatggctgcatGGGTAAGGGTACTGGCATGGGCACTCAatgggcaacattgaaccagccttgacatttgattGATGAAAGCTCaggtgtggtctggtctgctctgcttAAGTGGGCCGTGTGATGGCCGACGGTGACGACGGGGCACTGGGGGACGCCAGTCGAGCCCACTGGTGTGAGCGGGAGAGACACTCACCATTGGACAAATTGACAGAGAGCCATTGATGGGGCCACCAGAATTCGTCAGATTGGAGGGCAGgagcaacaagaacagcgACACCCACCCGGACTTGCCCTTTGCTAGCGTCGCGCCTTCCCCAGGGACATGATCTTTGACTCCGTTCAAGTTGCCCTCAATCAGGAGGGTCGAAGTTCGCCCTTCTGAGGTCTGGTCGCCAAATTGATAGTTCGTGGTTGCAGATGAACACCTTGACACCAAACACGTCGACCATTTTCTCAGTCAAGTGTACACCTGTGAAGGTCCGGCTGCCTGAACTCTAGAACTCTGAAGCTCCAATGCTGTTTGTCGCTTGGAGGCCATCGGCgtggacaagggcaaacCTGCTGATGCGCATGTTGTGGAAGCTGTCTGGTAACTGCCAACAGTAAATTTGATGCATGCACTTTGGCAGCTGGCGCCTGCATATGTCTGGGACTCGCATCAATCTTTGGGACAACAGACCGAATTGACCGTATCTGCAATCTTTTCGACAGAGCCGTGGTCCCGTCAACCATCTAAAACAATGCCAATACTACCAAAAGATCCCATTGATCTCACAAGTCGCGAAAGTGATAACACAAGGCCGACCGGCCATCTCTATTTAGATCCGTCCCTTTGTTTGGACAGTGCGCGGATTGCATTCCCCAGATATCACAGCCGAGATCTGCAAGCAATCGAATCCTGGACTGTGCGACAACAGCGCGTCGAACCAACACGGATATATTAAACATGTGTCAGAGGAACCCTGCTCCATGCAGCGAATATCTCCGTGTACTTTTTGTATGACTCTACAACATTGACGTGAGCTTTGCCATTGTAcatggctgttgctgtaAGGTATGTATGTTTCAGCAGACAGGCAGCTATTAAATAGTCTGCATAAATCCATTAGACACGAGAAGATGACTCTTTACGACCTCGTAAGATTCATacctccaaaacaaaacaaccagCAGCCGCAGATGATTCCAGCCCGGTGACTACCGCAATTTGACAGGGGGGAGCAAACACATGTCAAACAGTCAGGCATATGGGTAGCATTTTATTGTCCTCTGCTGTGAGCATTGTGACCAGGGAGAGTACCAAGGGAGGCTGGAACGCGTCCCAAGCAGGCAAAGAATCCAAGAGGATCATCTCTTGCTGGTAGTGGTGCATACGTCAGAAAGAAATGTCTTGGCCGTGCTGTATCAAGACAAAGGCAAAAACACCACGCAATCAATTACGAGGACTCTCTGGACACAATGCAATTAATACCAGGCTGCCAAGTCTTTATGAGCAGACGCAGCCTCATGTAATGATGTGAGACATGCGTGCCGGCAGTGGCGCCCTACATCATTGGGGGGGGCCATGTGACTACACAAGTTGATGTATGCATGCTCAAGGGTGCTTCAGGGTGCGTGTTGGGGGTCGTATGGGGTCGTATTGACTTGGTTTGGCTCCGTATGGTGACTGTCACTCCATATCTAGGAAGTTATCGCAAGGGATGGTCATCcgttttggtgttgagggaTGTCATGTTGGCAATATCGTGCTTATACCCGAAGTCTAATTGAGATACCGTATAATGTCTACCTGTGCATCCCGCCACAACGAACCACGGTTCACAAAACGATGGCTATATTTATTTTCTTCGCTTAGTTGCGGTCTTCCTTGTCCATAACTAGCACGAATCCCGGAGCGAATGATTGCCGTGCTCTCAATATGGACTTTGGGTGAGACGTAATTTGATTCAGCAAGATGAAATGCCGCAGCTGAGGGATCAAATACGCAGAAAAAGCGTACCACGACATAACTTCATACAATCCAGGTTTCTCATCGTCGATATGAGATTTGAACCGATGACAAGATGCAACATGACTTATTTATTTTGTTTGTCGTCTagggagaagaaacaacTTGAATTTTTCATGTTGGCTCTAGGGTAGTCGGTATGCCTGACAACCTGACAAGTGAAGGATTAGCCGAGATGGCGACGAACCAACccatccatgcccatgctcATTTGCGGCTCTGTGGATCGGTAATGGCGTTCCGTGATGAATGTATCGGTTACCCGAGCAGCATCACTCGAAAGAGGTAAATAGCCGATCCGTCAAATCGAATTGACGTTATTCGGATAAGGCCATGGATCTGGCAGCGCCCTCAATCGGTGTCGACCAGGCATACCGCCTTGCGGTGGCCGAGTTGTTTGTAGGCACTTGCAGTCAATACGCAAACATTAATGTCTTGGACTCTGAGAAGTGAGCTGTGAGGTCCATCTACCCATCCATACCTGTacccatccatgtccatggctgGGACTGCTTCTCCGTTCTCCACCAGTAGAGACCACACCTGGGCTGCCTTATCTCTCAGAACCTGGAACTTGGAAtcctgtactccgtactctcCAGTACTCTCAGCCTGACTGAACCTCTCGAGTGGTTTCCAGTCTGGCCAAgttccccctcccccacttgagcatcttCATGTCCCGTCATCAAACCGAACCAAACCACCTCCCAAGTGCGACAAGCCCGACTACCGCAAACGTACAAAATCACCGCAACCTTTCAGTGAGGCTCGaagccaaaaaggcacaCCAAACGACAATCTCCGGACACACAAGTCGATTGACACAGGAAACCGAATGGACGAAAGAGATCCCGCAGCGGCGCCCCTTAGCGTCCAGCCTGTCGCGGACCCCACGCAGACCAATGTCGATGCCGTGAGTGCGTCTCGTGAGCAGGTCACTGGCGCCATGTCAGGTCTGGCACCGGGTCTTGGGTCTGGACCATCCGTTGAGAAACCCCAGGAACCAGCTCCTTCAGTTCAAGCTCATCCACCGTCTGctgcacaagcacaagcacgAGCACAAGCACCGACATCACAGCCTGCCGCCGGGCCAAACATTGCTGCGCCGgctccaggtccaggtccagctCCGGCTTCCAGTCACGAGCAGCCCGCCCGCCGTGTGCCTCAATTTGTCGCTCCCTCATCCTACCTCCGATTCAAGACCTCGCACGGCAGCGCCATGGCAGCTGCACCGGAACCGACTTCGACTCCGAGTCCGCCGAGTCCGCTAGATAAGGAACAACGTCAAGGACTGGTATGAGTCTTCCCTTGCGTGCCTCCCTCATGGGCGAGGCCCTCTGTCGCAACCGCGGCTTTGATTTTCTTCGTGTGACCACGCAGGTGCTAACCCTTACTCCCAGAAAGCCATCCGCGATTTTCTCAAGGTTCGCACTAGCTATGACGTCTTACCGCTGTCCTTTCGTCTCATTGTCTTGGATACCGACCTTCTCATCAAAAAGACACTTAATATCTTAATACAAAATTGTAAGCCTTGCTGCAGTAGTTGCCCGAAAACATCCCAAGAAACACCCTTGTTTGCTAACTTGCTTTCCCGACAGCAATCGTTTCGGCGCCGGTATGGGATTCGCAGAGAGGACGATTTGCAGGCATTCTAACGGCCACCGACTACATAAATGTTATTCAATACTATTGCCAATTTCCTGATGAGATCAGCAAGCTTGACCAATTTCGGTTGAGTAGTTTACGAGGTGAGCAAATTCGCGCAGAGTGTTTGGGTCTTAGAAGCAAGGATCGCTTTTTCATTGACACTTCATTTGCTAGACATCGAAAAAGCCATCGGCGCGACGCCAATCGAAACGGTATCTGTACATCCCTCTCGACCGCTTTACGAGGCTTGCCGTCGCATGCTCAAGACCCGTGCGCGACGTATCCCTCTCGTGGATGTCGACGACGAGACTGGCAGGGAGACTGTCATTTCTGTCATTACCCAATACCGTATTTTGAAATTCATCGCCGTCAACAACGAGCACAATACTGTCATGCTGAAAAAGACGGTTCGAGAGATTGGCTTGGGTACCTATACCAATTTGGCCACCATGCACATGGACAACACCGTTTTGGACGCTATTCACATGATGGTCGACAGAAATATTAGTTGCATCCCGATCGTCGACGCCGAGAATCGGGTTCTCAATGCCTTTGAAGCGGTGGACGTCATTCCCTGCATCAGAGGCGGAGCATACGAAGAGCTGGATGATTCAATTGGGGAGGCACTATGCAGACGACCCGACGACAGCCCGGGAATCTATACCTGTGGAGAGGCAGATCGACTTGATTCGTTGTTCGACACCATCCGAAAGAGCAGGGTCCACAGACTGATCGTTgttgacgacgacaacaaatTGAAGGGTGTCATTTCGCTTTCGGATATCCTCAAGTATGTATTAGTtcatggagaagaagactcgCCTTGACAGCCGTTGAGATGCGAGTGATGAAGTTTGGAATGACGACCGAGTGCAGTAGCTCTCAGGGCTGCACGCTAGATGTCGAGGGACCGTGGGATCATTGATGCATTTTTGTTAGGCGCATTGGGCCGGGATCTAAATGGCGACATGCCATTGATGCTAGTAGGGAAGAAGAATTGTTTTACATGTTATGATAGCCAGGTGGCTTGATGATTCACTGGGTTTGGTGTACAGGCACTGTCACCTTGGGCTTTGCAGAGCTGGTGCTTGCCAGCTGAATGAAACCACACATGCAACTATTGATACACGCTGTGCACTTACTTGATGTGTAGTTCTTTGGACACAGTGAACTATGAAACATCACCTTGCACGTGCCCAACAAAACATTGATCCTCTATCACGCCTTTTTTCGATACGCGGATGACAGgattgaggaggaggctcaAAATTTGGCCACGTTAACCCAGACCTTGGCTATTTGGGGGTTCCTAACTTGAGTCCTCGTGAGGAAGGTACGAAAGGTACGTGCTTGCCCTGGGAGGCAACGTTTGGACTTGATGTGTGGTCGTTGCCAGTCAC is a window of Pochonia chlamydosporia 170 chromosome 5, whole genome shotgun sequence DNA encoding:
- a CDS encoding vacuolar protein 8 (similar to Aspergillus terreus NIH2624 XP_001215331.1); this encodes MGNCSSSCCGGRSREGLYEPVLADSEREAVADLLQYLENRGETDFFSGEPLRALSTLVFSENIDLQRSASLTFAEITERDVREVDRDTLEPILFLLQSPDIEVQRAASAALGNLAVNTENKVLIVQLGGLTPLIRQMLSPNVEVQCNAVGCITNLATHEENKAKIARSGALGPLTRLAKSRDMRVQRNATGALLNMTHSDENRQQLVNAGAIPVLVQLLSSTDVDVQYYCTTALSNIAVDANNRRKLSSSEPKLVQSLVHLMDSSSPKVQCQAALALRNLASDEKYQIEIVRVQGLPPLLRLLQSSYLPLILSAVACIRNISIHPMNESPIIDANFLKPLVDLLGSTDNEEIQCHAISTLRNLAASSDRNKALVLDAGAVQKCKQLVLDVPVTVQSEMTAAIAVLALSDDLKSHLLNLGVCDVLIPLTHSPSIEVQGNSAAALGNLSSKVGDYSIFIQNWNDPNGGIHGYLSRFLQSGDATFQHIAVWTLLQLFESEDKTLIGHIGKADDIIENIRAIANRQVEAEPEFEEEDEGEVVNLAQRCLELLGQSMSKAHIEG
- a CDS encoding nuclear protein SNF4 (similar to Cordyceps militaris CM01 XP_006674614.1); protein product: MDLAAPSIGVDQAYRLAVAELFVGTCSQYANINVLDSENGFQSGQVPPPPLEHLHVPSSNRTKPPPKCDKPDYRKRTKSPQPFSEARSQKGTPNDNLRTHKSIDTGNRMDERDPAAAPLSVQPVADPTQTNVDAVSASREQVTGAMSGLAPGLGSGPSVEKPQEPAPSVQAHPPSAAQAQARAQAPTSQPAAGPNIAAPAPGPGPAPASSHEQPARRVPQFVAPSSYLRFKTSHGSAMAAAPEPTSTPSPPSPLDKEQRQGLKAIRDFLKVRTSYDVLPLSFRLIVLDTDLLIKKTLNILIQNSIVSAPVWDSQRGRFAGILTATDYINVIQYYCQFPDEISKLDQFRLSSLRDIEKAIGATPIETVSVHPSRPLYEACRRMLKTRARRIPLVDVDDETGRETVISVITQYRILKFIAVNNEHNTVMLKKTVREIGLGTYTNLATMHMDNTVLDAIHMMVDRNISCIPIVDAENRVLNAFEAVDVIPCIRGGAYEELDDSIGEALCRRPDDSPGIYTCGEADRLDSLFDTIRKSRVHRLIVVDDDNKLKGVISLSDILKYVLVHGEEDSP